One genomic region from Zalophus californianus isolate mZalCal1 chromosome 2, mZalCal1.pri.v2, whole genome shotgun sequence encodes:
- the TIFA gene encoding TRAF-interacting protein with FHA domain-containing protein A, translating to MTSFEDADTEETVTCLQITVYHPGQLQSGIFQSIRFYNREKLCSSEVVKFGRNSNICHYTFQDKQVSRVQFSLQLFKKFDSSVLSFEIKNMSKKTSLLVDNKELGYLNKTDLPYKCMVRFGEYQFLIEKEDGESLEIFETQFILSPRSLLQENNWPLQKPIPEDGSYSSCSTQNTSPTEMDENEL from the coding sequence ATGACCAGTTTCGAAGATGCTGATACGGAAGAGACCGTGACTTGTCTCCAGATAACTGTTTACCATCCTGGCCAGCTGCAAAGTGGAATATTCCAATCAATAAGGTTTTATAACCGAGAAAAACTTTGCTCCAGCGAAGTGGTGAAATTTGGCCGAaattccaacatctgtcattATACCTTTCAGGATAAACAGGTTTCCCGAGTTCAGTTTTCTCTGCAGCTGTTTAAAAAGTTTGATAGTTCAGTTctctcttttgaaataaaaaatatgagtaAGAAGACCAGTCTCCTTGTGGACAACAAGGAGCTGGGCTACCTAAATAAAACAGACCTGCCTTATAAGTGCATGGTCAGATTTGGTGAGTATCAGTTCCTGATAGAGAAGGAAGATGGAGAGTCCTTAGAAATTTTTGAGACTCAATTTATTTTGTCTCCAAGATCACTCTTGCAAGAAAACAACTGGCCACTACAGAAGCCCATACCTGAGGATGGCAGTTACTCATCCTGTTCCACCCAAAACACTTCTCCTACAGAAATGGATGAAAATGAACTGTGA
- the LOC113924897 gene encoding proline-rich protein 13-like, with protein sequence MWNPNAGQPGPNPYPANVGYPEGSNPSHPPPVNPAYPPGPFPTPPGVPQGNPALPPGGPPHPVPQPGSPGCQPLGPYPPPYPPPAPGMPLVNPVAPGMVGPGMVMDKKMRKKMKKAHKKMHKHHKHGKHSSSSSSSSSSSSDSD encoded by the coding sequence ATGTGGAATCCCAATGCCGGGCAGCCAGGACCAAATCCATATCCCGCTAACGTTGGGTACCCTGAAGGTTCCAATCCTTCCCATCCACCACCTGTAAATCCTGCCTATCCTCCAGGCCCCTTTCCAACTCCCCCAGGAGTTCCCCAGGGGAATCCAGCTTTACCCCCAGGTGGGCCCCCTCATCCTGTGCCACAACCAGGGTCTCCAGGATGCCAACCCCTAggtccctacccacctccctacCCACCACCTGCTCCTGGCATGCCTCTTGTGAATCCCGTGGCACCCGGCATGGTAGGACCGGGAATGGTGATGGACAAGAAGATgcggaagaagatgaagaaagctCATAAAAAGATGCACAAACACCACAAGCATGGCAagcattcctcctcctcctcctcctcctcctcttccagcAGTGACTCTGACTGA